In Gadus morhua chromosome 2, gadMor3.0, whole genome shotgun sequence, a single window of DNA contains:
- the LOC115560019 gene encoding histone H3, protein MARTKQTARKSTGGKAPRKQLATKAARKSAPATGGVKKPHRYRPGTVALREIRRYQKSTELLIRKLPFQRLVREIAQDFKTDLRFQSSAVMALQEASEAYLVGLFEDTNLCAIHAKRVTIMPKDIQLARRIRGERA, encoded by the coding sequence ATGGCGAGAACCAAGCAAACAGCACGTAAGTCTACCGGTGGAAAAGCACCAAGGAAGCAGCTCGCAACTAAGGCTGCACGTAAGAGTGCCCCGGCCACCGGTGGCGTGAAGAAGCCCCATCGTTACAGGCCCGGTACAGTAGCGCTGAGAGAGATCCGTCGTTATCAGAAATCCACCGAGCTGCTGATCCGCAAGCTGCCCTTCCAGCGCCTGGTGAGGGAGATCGCCCAGGACTTCAAGACCGACCTCCGCTTCCAGAGCTCCGCTGTGATGGCTCTTCAGGAAGCCAGCGAGGCTTACCTGGTCGGTCTGTTCGAGGACACCAACTTGTGCGCCATCCACGCCAAGAGGGTCACCATCATGCCCAAGGACATCCAACTCGCCCGCCGTATCCGCGGAGAGCGCGCATAA